In the Leptotrichia sp. oral taxon 212 genome, one interval contains:
- the cas5b gene encoding type I-B CRISPR-associated protein Cas5b, whose amino-acid sequence MKAIKLKLYQNMVNYKVPTSFQLKESYPLPPYSTVIGMVHSLCDFKEYKPMKISISGNYFSKVNDLYTRYEFKNGNPFEMGRHQLNVNGYGINRGVATAELLVDVNLTIHIIPEDQSEEFLNTIFEAFKYPREYPSLGRREDIVLIRDVKIVDVEKKEMEKDLENGEDDFAYIPLSFVYDEKVEFGNPASGVRICGTRYELTKNYETKNIGTKAKPKFIREWKKEEVLYSSNITALEEEIVPVDEDNEIVFCEL is encoded by the coding sequence ATGAAGGCAATTAAATTGAAATTGTATCAAAATATGGTGAATTATAAAGTTCCGACAAGTTTTCAGCTGAAAGAAAGCTATCCTTTGCCGCCATATTCGACAGTAATTGGAATGGTTCATTCCCTCTGTGATTTTAAGGAATATAAACCAATGAAAATAAGTATCAGCGGAAATTATTTTTCTAAGGTTAATGACTTATACACAAGATATGAATTTAAAAATGGAAATCCTTTTGAAATGGGAAGGCACCAATTAAATGTAAATGGTTACGGTATTAATAGAGGAGTTGCAACAGCTGAACTACTGGTTGATGTAAACTTGACGATTCATATTATCCCGGAAGACCAGTCAGAAGAATTTTTAAATACAATTTTTGAAGCATTCAAATATCCGAGAGAATACCCAAGCTTAGGAAGAAGAGAGGATATTGTATTAATTAGAGATGTCAAAATTGTAGATGTCGAAAAGAAAGAAATGGAAAAAGATTTGGAAAATGGAGAAGATGACTTTGCATATATCCCTCTAAGTTTCGTATATGATGAAAAAGTTGAATTTGGTAATCCTGCCTCAGGTGTTCGTATTTGTGGTACGAGATATGAATTGACAAAAAATTATGAAACTAAAAATATTGGTACAAAAGCAAAACCAAAATTTATAAGGGAATGGAAAAAGGAAGAAGTGCTATATTCTTCAAATATAACAGCATTGGAAGAAGAAATAGTTCCAGTTGATGAAGATAATGAAATTGTTTTTTGTGAGTTGTAA
- the cas7i gene encoding type I-B CRISPR-associated protein Cas7/Cst2/DevR, protein MKKKGLTFTAIFLAQSANYGEGIGNVAALKKLSRNKGEQYTYISRQAIRYNIIEQLEEEKSPVKAEGSGDKKVVQFSSDTTIKDYPELDFFGYMKTIKGENSKNRSAIVRLSNAISLETFKGDLEFLTNKGLADRIGEFPNIAQAEIHKSYYKYTVTIDLDRIGIDELDKIEVSNEEKSRRVRKLLDTISLLYRDIKGRREDLKPLFIIGGVYDIKNPFFENIVDVKNNKILADKLCSGIYDYIEKDTISGIVKEQFENDTEVEEKLKEKNINVLNVPEFFKQLKEKVDNYYTEKVDG, encoded by the coding sequence ATGAAGAAAAAAGGTTTGACTTTTACAGCAATATTTTTGGCACAAAGTGCTAATTATGGAGAAGGAATAGGAAATGTTGCAGCATTAAAGAAATTATCAAGAAACAAGGGGGAACAATATACATATATTTCCAGACAAGCAATAAGATATAATATTATAGAACAACTTGAAGAAGAAAAGTCACCAGTAAAAGCAGAAGGAAGTGGAGATAAGAAAGTAGTTCAATTTTCATCAGATACAACAATTAAAGATTATCCTGAATTAGATTTTTTTGGATATATGAAAACAATAAAAGGTGAAAATTCTAAAAACCGTTCAGCAATAGTAAGATTATCAAATGCAATTTCATTGGAAACATTTAAAGGAGATCTGGAATTTTTAACAAATAAAGGCTTAGCTGATAGAATTGGAGAATTTCCAAATATTGCACAGGCTGAAATACATAAATCTTACTATAAATATACAGTTACTATAGATTTAGATAGAATTGGAATAGATGAATTAGATAAGATTGAAGTTTCAAATGAAGAAAAATCAAGAAGAGTGAGAAAACTTTTAGATACGATTTCATTGCTCTATAGGGATATTAAAGGAAGAAGGGAAGATTTGAAACCGTTATTTATAATAGGTGGAGTTTACGATATAAAAAATCCATTTTTTGAAAATATAGTGGATGTTAAAAATAACAAGATTCTAGCTGATAAACTATGCAGTGGAATTTATGATTATATTGAAAAGGATACAATATCTGGAATTGTGAAAGAACAGTTTGAAAATGATACAGAAGTTGAAGAAAAATTGAAAGAAAAAAATATAAATGTGCTGAATGTTCCTGAATTCTTCAAACAGTTAAAAGAAAAGGTTGATAATTATTATACAGAGAAAGTTGATGGATAA
- a CDS encoding Cas8a1 family CRISPR/Cas system-associated protein: MDEKIELKLKDWLFNAGLIGLMNILGEEAKDNGKLEIDDKNRLIRFSPKVLENFEYKYFDFFIKRYGKTLTYGKILEFEKYIDEFEENGEKIRSINELKMINDKITFFKAKIKSESYKKAYDFIEKNGTDKILGLEKELKKIKEPKENVDEISMENVKNNFKIMKEIIDFFKKKIMDEEGNIKNYLAAKNIAYVIINNAWSSVSFLNKANAVKDIYEEYKSYFVEPALEYINANKSKFKYKCTISNMPMKDYKNTLGFLNDTGFDVNRKPSHVWNFVNDIAVTPLVTLIYSCVPAGFIYGADKGIFVNANHNIDQLYKINNGIAYNILEDESEEKNINLYKNLLKEIKKEKDNTKYELSDIQIVKFEEGHYKFTLLSRNILKLLSENKEKLDDLLDKWYLIDRRYFYLYDTAITELLNNQNLFSLINKLCYYKISKTKLYCKLKNIEDLLKINLDYIRRLKKMDKQEIVEKEESKKISEELTEKDIFYIRRDAMIFREEYIRKSGNDKKIGSLLYRLQNALRINNVDMFMDALISAHAYAGKNISSLFAKALLNDENFQTLGHGFLLGLLGEDKSKNENKTDKKEGNE, from the coding sequence ATGGATGAAAAAATAGAATTGAAATTGAAGGATTGGTTGTTTAATGCTGGATTAATAGGACTTATGAACATACTTGGAGAAGAAGCAAAGGATAATGGTAAGTTAGAAATTGATGATAAAAATCGCTTAATAAGATTTTCTCCAAAAGTTTTGGAAAATTTCGAGTATAAATATTTTGATTTTTTTATAAAAAGATACGGGAAAACACTGACTTATGGTAAAATTCTTGAATTTGAGAAATATATTGATGAATTTGAAGAAAATGGAGAAAAAATTAGAAGTATTAATGAATTAAAAATGATAAATGATAAAATTACATTTTTTAAAGCTAAAATCAAATCTGAAAGTTATAAAAAAGCATATGATTTTATAGAAAAAAATGGAACTGATAAAATTTTAGGACTGGAAAAGGAATTAAAAAAAATAAAAGAACCTAAAGAAAATGTTGATGAAATTTCTATGGAAAATGTAAAAAATAATTTTAAGATTATGAAGGAAATCATTGATTTTTTCAAAAAGAAAATAATGGATGAAGAAGGAAATATAAAAAATTATCTTGCTGCTAAAAATATAGCTTATGTAATAATAAACAATGCCTGGAGCAGTGTATCATTTTTAAACAAAGCAAATGCGGTTAAAGATATTTATGAAGAATATAAATCATATTTTGTAGAACCTGCATTAGAATATATTAATGCTAACAAGTCTAAATTTAAATATAAATGTACAATCTCAAATATGCCAATGAAGGATTATAAAAATACATTAGGTTTTTTAAATGATACAGGATTTGATGTGAATAGAAAACCGTCACATGTCTGGAATTTTGTAAATGATATTGCGGTAACTCCTTTGGTTACACTAATTTATTCCTGTGTTCCAGCAGGATTTATATATGGAGCCGACAAAGGAATATTTGTAAATGCAAATCATAATATAGATCAACTATATAAAATAAACAATGGAATTGCATACAATATTTTAGAAGATGAGTCAGAAGAAAAAAATATAAATCTGTATAAAAATTTATTGAAGGAAATCAAGAAGGAAAAAGACAATACAAAATATGAATTATCAGATATTCAGATTGTGAAGTTTGAGGAAGGACATTATAAATTTACTTTATTATCAAGGAATATTTTAAAACTTTTATCTGAAAATAAAGAAAAATTAGATGATTTATTAGATAAATGGTATTTAATTGACAGGAGGTATTTTTATCTTTATGATACAGCAATAACAGAATTGTTAAATAATCAAAATTTATTTTCGCTAATAAACAAATTATGTTATTATAAAATTTCAAAAACAAAATTGTATTGTAAATTAAAAAATATAGAAGATTTATTAAAAATAAATTTGGATTATATCAGGAGGTTGAAGAAAATGGACAAGCAAGAAATAGTTGAAAAAGAAGAAAGTAAGAAAATATCAGAAGAATTAACAGAAAAAGATATTTTCTATATAAGAAGAGATGCAATGATTTTTAGGGAGGAATACATAAGAAAAAGTGGAAATGATAAAAAGATAGGAAGTCTGTTATATAGACTTCAGAATGCTTTAAGAATTAATAATGTTGATATGTTTATGGATGCTCTGATTTCAGCTCATGCTTATGCTGGAAAAAATATTAGCTCACTTTTTGCTAAAGCACTTTTAAATGATGAAAATTTTCAGACGTTAGGACATGGATTTTTATTAGGTTTATTAGGTGAAGATAAAAGTAAGAATGAAAATAAAACAGATAAAAAAGAAGGGAATGAATAA